The Oncorhynchus mykiss isolate Arlee chromosome Y, USDA_OmykA_1.1, whole genome shotgun sequence genomic sequence caagaaataagacaaaaattcTGGTTTCCCAGAGTGGTTTCccattaaaccactcgagtgttgctttagcagtatgcttagggttattgtcctgcaggAAGGTGAACCTCAAgctcagtctcaaatctctggaagactggaaCGGGTTTCCCCCAAGAAtttgtttcccagtccctgccaatggaaaaacatccccacagcatgatgctgccaccaccatgcttcactgtggggatggtgttctcggagtgatgagaggtgttgggttttgCGCTAGACATAGCTTTTTccatgatggccaaaaagctaaattttagtctcacctgaccagagtaccttcttccatatgtttggggagactcccacatgccttttggcgaacaccagctctgtggagtgtacggcttaaagcactcctatggacagatactccaatctccgctgtggagctttacaGCTCCTTCAGGATTTTTTGTCAGTGAGTTTAGGTGGgtagccctctcttggcaggtttgttgtggtgccataatcTTTCCCATTTATAATAATGGTTTTAATGtggctccgtgggatgttcaaagtttctgatatttttttatagcccaaccctgatctgtacttctccacaactttgtccctgacctgtttggagagctccttggtcttcatggtgccacttgcctggtggtgccccttgcttagtggtgttttcagaacagaacaggtgtatatatactgagatctgacagatcatgtgaaacttagattgcacacaggtggactttattcaactaattatgtgacttctgaaggtaattggttgcaccagatcttatttaggggcttcatagcaaatggggtgaatacatatcgcatgcaccactttttttttaaatatatattttttcttacattttttaatgcagtttttatttcacttcaccaatttggactgttttgttttgtgtaagtccattacatgaaatccaaataaaaatacattcaaaTCACAGGTTgtgatgcaacaaaataggaaaaacgccaagggggatgaataacgttgcaaggcactgtatttcatttAGAGAAGGCAGAGTCCCTTAGCCAAGCAATTGCTTCCGGTCCTGCTGTGTTGAGGGTGAGTAGGCCTCCGCTGAGTTTGTAGATTGGACAGACTTCAAGAATGTGGCGCATGGTTTTCTCCACCCCACAGGCACATTGGTGGCTTTCTTTAATGTTCCGTCGGTGGAGGTAGGCGTTGCATGGGCCAGTCCTGAAAATATTGAAGGTGGACTACTCCTTCCTGGGGTGGGTGAAACCAGACTGATGTTGTGTGGGGATAGTGATGAGGTGCTTATCTGTCAGGTCCATTAACCCCCATTATTGTGTCCAGGTCAAATATGTGTTGAAGTCGTCATTGGGTGGGTCTTCCCAGATTGGCTTACTTAATGGGAGGCATATCTTTGGTGGGTTGAGGAGGTCTTATGCAGTTGTGGGGCGTTTTGGACCTTTCCAATCATTCTGTGGCGTCTCTGGATATGTGGGGGGAGTAATGTTTGCCAGGACATGGAGCCAGGGAAGAGGGGTGGATCAAAGTGTGCCTGTGATGATGCGCATGGGGGAATATTTCCCTACAATGTTATCCTTTGGCTCTGTTTAGATTTGTGGTTGCTTAGACATAACCGCATTTAGCGTCCATTAAATTATACTGTGGTGTTCATGAGAGAATCATGAATACATTTTCAGAttttccaaatcttttcaatatGATCTGTGTCTATAGCTATTACACCAGAGTGGTGACCAAGTTCCTGAGGTATGAATAACATGAATGTAATATTGTCTGTGTATGAATAGGTGATCAGGACTGTACGGACATGGTACCGTGCTCAGTTTGACCTGGAGAAGGAGGTCAGGGTACGGATCTCAACCGTACTGAGGGGAGCCTGCACTAACGGCACTGAGCTAAAGAGCCCCTTCACAAAGATGGTCCTGCCACCCAATAACACAGGTGAGGTCAGGAGGACAATATTATTTTGTAGATATGGAGTTGTTTGGTTCGGATTAAAGGACACCGATAGcctgacagaaagagggagagacttcTTTCCTCTCATTATCCTATACATAGGAAATGATCAATGATAGGGGAGTGCTGTATGGATGGAATTCTCTACAGGCACCTTCATGATAATCTATGAATCCCTTCATCTCTTTTGAATTCCTACCAGGTCCAGTTGACTCCAGGGTCCAGGGATTTGGCTGCGTGTTCTACCAGAAGGAGGTCATGGAGTGCACCTGGGAGGTGGGATTAGAGGAGCCAGCCCACTCCAAGCACAGTCTGTACTTTTGGTATGTCACCCTATCATAACATTATGTCCATCATAACATATCTCCTGCCATATAAACTACCTACATGTCTGTACCTGTGTAGACTGGTTTCACTGGATTAATATAATCTCTGTGAATGCTGCCCTAAATTGCATCTCCAGGCATCGGGAGATGGAGCAGGCTGAGGAGTGCCCTCAGTACATCCACTCCAATGGGGTCAGGACTGGCTGCACATTCACCAGGGAATCTCTCCCAGAATTTAGTGCTTTCAACATATGTGTGAACAGCTCCTCCCCCAAGGTGGCTTTGAGGTCTGCGTTCTTCTCCCTGCAAGTTCAGAACCACGGTAACACTCCCATCAGGCCATGATATGCCTCACCTTTTCAATGCAATACTGCTATTGTTTGGATATTTGCTATTTTCCATAAACATTGTTCAACTGCCCATACAGTTCCTTTCCATAACGTCTTTTAATCAGTGTTAACATATCCAAACAGATATCATCCACTTTATTAACTGGGGATGCGCGTTGCTTTTTATTGTTGCAAACTGGGAGTTTGCAGATTTTGCAGTGagcgtgttacgttccccagtttctgtgttttgggtttgtttgtgtatatgtgtatttcaggaaatggcttcatGGATACCCCCAAACAGCTGATTGGTTGGCCCCATTGCAGATTGGAGCTCTGATCTCGCACTCTTGTTAGGGGATACAGCTGTCGGCAATTACCGACTCCTTCATAGCTTgaaaagccagtgttcctttgAGGAAGAGAGTGTTTCTTGGATGTTCTGTGTTGGTTGTTGTTCAGAGACAGTTTTGTTGAAAGTATTTTGTAGCTGCTACTTCTGAGGTATGCGCGTGCCAATAGGACTCAGTGTTTTTCATTATTGAAATTGTTCACTTTAAGTTTGtattattctgtttcatttgttcccaggggggaaggcaccttgggagtgcttaggcaagaggcctgtgGGCATACATTTACCCATAGTATGTactctgtctatgcacactaggtaagacctgggtggaTCACCCCGTGTATTTTGGATAGTGCGCCAGGTGGTGTTAAAATGAGTAGGAGAGGGGACTCTTAACTTTTAATTTCTTTGGTTccatccagccccttttccccacaaTTACCatgttaaggaaataaattcccagGAAACAGTCATATTCTCTGCCATCCTTACCCGCACCTACAatcacatacctctttcactccacggggagttgagtgtagcagggtgttgcattACCAAGAGGCTTGCATAACTGTTTTTCCTACTGACAGTTTTTTCTCAGTGCATGATACTGGTAATGACATTTTCAATTTTCTTTGTGAAAACATGACTCCTTTGTGTGTACTCTGCAGTGAAGCCTGCAGCCATAGAGGCAGTGCATCTGGAGGCTGGTCTGGACAGGAGGCTCCAGGTGCACTGGGACTTACCCCACGAAAGTATCCCCAGCCACTGCCTGGAGTATGAGGTGGAAACCAGCGAGGGCGTAGGCGGGCAGCAGATGTTGGTATGCCCTTACCGCGCCCTGTATGACATGCCTGGATTAACTTCATATAGTTCATATAGCAATATATATTTTCACACCTTTAATGTTTTGACGCATAACATTATTGAATAATTGATAGGTACTTAGATGACGCTTTGAAGAAGCAAATTCTATTGTTATTGGTTAGAGAATAAACTTTCTGAAGTTTTCCTAAAATCTGATACTGTTCCTGTCACCAGAAGCAGAGGAATGTAACCAGGGAGATGACCCTCACTTTCCTCTCAATGGATGGAGCCCACTGCTTCCGGGTCAGGTCCAGGGTGCACCACTACTGTGCTGACAGAGGCTTCTGGAGTGATTGGAGTCGTTGGTTCTGTCACCCAGGTAACATTGTGGTAAAACATTTCTCCATACAGAAATGATATCCTTAAATGCAATTTATAGAGTTGCCTGTTCCTCTTCCATGCAAATGCCTCACTTTTACATAACAAAACTCATACTAATTACTGGATCAATGCACTTTCTTCCACGTTTGGAGGTACTGTAGATATATTTCCCCCCCCCCTGTAAGAATGGATATTTGAACCCATCTCTTTTTCCCTTGATATAGAGCAACCTCCTGGTTTTGTGTCAGATGCTGTGGTGGTCTGTGCGCTGGTCATCGTGGTCATCATCTCCATGGTGATCCTGTCTCTGTGTGGCCTGGCACTCTGGACAAAGTGAGTACACACACAATCCACATAGCTAACACTGAAAGACTGGTGAAGAATCATTGCAAATCTTAATCTACTCTCTCTTAGGTGTAAaggcagagagggggaaacaATGCATTTCTGTCCCCTGCACAAACTGATGGAATACTCCAAAGGACTCACTGCTTGTGATCCTTTTCCCAATAAAACAAGGAACAAGTAGTAGCCTTTGCAAGCATTACCTGGGGGCCCACAAACCATGAAGACATAGAAGTTACGCAGGTGATTAACACACACGCTCCTACGCACCCACACACCCTTATGCACCAAAAAATGAGGAAGAGACAGTAAATAACCATTGTCATGTTCAAGACAGTAATATTGATATGTATACTGATATTAATCTCTTACGTACTGATGTGTTCAACTTAATGTTGCTCAATACAATATTAAATAGTCTTGCCAAACAGTTTATGCAATGTAAGACTCCAGGCATTAAGCTACACAGTatatcctttaaaaaaaatgccaCAGCTCTTTATACCCATTTTGTTTATTTACTACATGTATTTTAAATCACAAATTATACTGAAGTAATTGTTCCTAGTAGTTTGCCATTGTATAAagttgaatgtcattgtatgaaGTTGAATGTATCTTAAGTCATTTGCATAGAATTCCCAAGCCTGTTAACATTAAATGTGTTGGATGGTGTTGTGAAGTCATGTTTTATAAAACTATGCTTCTTGTCTATACCTATAAAGATGTGTTTTGTATTTGTAGTGATTGCTGTTTCAGAGCGCTTGAGAGGTATGGTACCATGTGGCCAGTCCATGGCGACTAAGTGTACATTGTTGCTCTTACAATGACATGTTgctgaaatgtctttatttcATTGCCTCAACTGGCCATCTATTTGAAATGCGTTTCTGGAAATTCCTCTAATTCCAGTAGTTGTCCTTTATCCACCTCGAAACAGACTAGAGAATGATGCGCTCCCAGATACACACATTTCAATTTCAACCATTTAATTTCAACCATTTTATATCTATGATGTTCTAAGTGCATCTCTGTCCCACTTATTGCAGAATCATTGACCTATATTCTTAACTTCACAATTGTTTCTGGTGTTCTCCCTAAGATCTGGAAAGCAGCATGTCCTCCCTCTACACAAAGGAGATCTTTCCGACTTAGATAAATTGGATGGTAGTTATCTTGCCTCCAAAGTTTTAAAATCACTGGCCAACTCTCAGCTAAGAACTTTCTTAAACTTCTCATTctattctaaactcagcaaaaaaagaaacttcctctcactgtcaactgtttattttcagcaaacttcaaaattagattcaacaactgaggcacaaactgaacaagttccacaaaacatgtgactaacaaatggaataatgtgcccctgaacaaagggggggggggtcaaaagtatctggtgtggccaccagctgcattaagtactgcagtgcatctcatgtactgcaccagatttgccagttcttgttgagatgttaccccacttccaaggcacctgcaagttccgggacatttttttggggggaaggactcgccctcaccctccgatccaacaggtcctagatGTGCtcattgagatccgggctcttcgctggtcatggcagaacactgacattcc encodes the following:
- the il13ra2b gene encoding IL-13 receptor-alpha-2-b precursor, translated to MLKSRKGWWLTAILMLISGWSQCIKPQEMTVDPPENVGVDDLGHLGQLDIHWTSPVSLTNVTDCSMRYHLEYFNTYQNRWTVIRTVRTWYRAQFDLEKEVRVRISTVLRGACTNGTELKSPFTKMVLPPNNTGPVDSRVQGFGCVFYQKEVMECTWEVGLEEPAHSKHSLYFWHREMEQAEECPQYIHSNGVRTGCTFTRESLPEFSAFNICVNSSSPKVALRSAFFSLQVQNHVKPAAIEAVHLEAGLDRRLQVHWDLPHESIPSHCLEYEVETSEGVGGQQMLKQRNVTREMTLTFLSMDGAHCFRVRSRVHHYCADRGFWSDWSRWFCHPEQPPGFVSDAVVVCALVIVVIISMVILSLCGLALWTKCKGREGETMHFCPLHKLMEYSKGLTACDPFPNKTRNK
- the il13ra2b gene encoding IL-13 receptor-alpha-2-b precursor isoform X1 produces the protein MVQAVKHLHRSSLTQFTGPVKRMLKSRKGWWLTAILMLISGWSQCIKPQEMTVDPPENVGVDDLGHLGQLDIHWTSPVSLTNVTDCSMRYHLEYFNTYQNRWTVIRTVRTWYRAQFDLEKEVRVRISTVLRGACTNGTELKSPFTKMVLPPNNTGPVDSRVQGFGCVFYQKEVMECTWEVGLEEPAHSKHSLYFWHREMEQAEECPQYIHSNGVRTGCTFTRESLPEFSAFNICVNSSSPKVALRSAFFSLQVQNHVKPAAIEAVHLEAGLDRRLQVHWDLPHESIPSHCLEYEVETSEGVGGQQMLQRNVTREMTLTFLSMDGAHCFRVRSRVHHYCADRGFWSDWSRWFCHPEQPPGFVSDAVVVCALVIVVIISMVILSLCGLALWTKCKGREGETMHFCPLHKLMEYSKGLTACDPFPNKTRNK